A portion of the Segatella copri DSM 18205 genome contains these proteins:
- a CDS encoding DNA methyltransferase: protein MADNIDELHRKIKDLESEVAYLNAQLKQDNRFGLHWIDVPEAFEAGGENAIPILEEVPDLSITTDDGKPTHILIEGDNYHALTCLNYTHQGKVDVIYIDPPYNTGSDGFTYKDKRFLDKYPDGTQLPKNHPLRHSSWLSFMDKRMKLASSLLKEDGVIYISINEEEYANLKLLCDSVFGYSNYITTITIKVRHENRILKGDKPMHETTELLLMYRKSDKFNISKRIVDNSDPKDYIYEIEELIDNPEIIMMGGKKVKVFHPGEYRIVEYEPSFEHLKKINIRGSIKTGNSSGRFHMSYLEERNNDFGVIYKVPNMGDDGRDGRYFLSRSDSSHANGFYFQGAPLQRNDTKEIPYPNFLDFEQEFNLVGTEGGVPFDGGKKPIAFIQYLLKIAKGNNKNLVVLDFFAGSGSTGHAFLDGGYTGQVILVQAPEKTYEIKKGKKLAKNNCKGVFNAGFETITQITRKRIENAIGGYVTDKKISKVLFEEELTPTSLKKVPDYLARINEIKQENEKLYHSFDVHVKDGVLMLQGEISKKKTCPPLGNSLKYYRTSFVGTSTANQATDHDKTILAQKAGCLLALAENTLYEMKKTDSYQIFKDKNHDVWTAIYFKEDYRPKYFNEFVHEVEQLQGVKNVYIFSWGDVGSFDSYFEYLSGVNLKSIPQPILDIYKSLNA from the coding sequence ATGGCAGACAATATTGATGAACTACATCGAAAAATAAAAGATTTGGAGAGTGAAGTGGCTTATCTTAATGCTCAGTTGAAGCAAGATAACCGTTTTGGACTTCATTGGATAGATGTGCCTGAAGCTTTTGAAGCTGGAGGAGAAAATGCTATTCCGATTCTTGAGGAAGTACCCGATCTTTCCATCACGACAGATGATGGAAAACCTACTCATATACTCATAGAAGGTGATAATTATCATGCTCTTACTTGCCTTAATTATACGCATCAAGGTAAGGTGGATGTAATTTATATTGATCCTCCTTATAATACGGGTAGTGATGGGTTTACGTATAAGGATAAGAGATTCCTAGATAAATATCCTGATGGTACCCAGTTGCCAAAGAATCATCCGTTACGTCATAGTTCTTGGTTGTCGTTTATGGACAAACGAATGAAACTCGCATCTTCTTTGTTGAAAGAAGATGGAGTTATCTATATCAGCATTAATGAAGAAGAATATGCTAATTTAAAGTTGCTGTGTGATAGTGTTTTTGGTTATTCTAATTATATTACCACTATCACAATAAAAGTGCGTCATGAGAATAGAATTCTCAAGGGTGATAAACCTATGCACGAAACGACAGAATTGCTTTTGATGTATAGGAAGTCAGACAAGTTTAACATAAGTAAACGTATAGTTGATAATTCTGATCCTAAAGATTATATTTATGAAATTGAGGAGTTGATAGATAATCCGGAAATAATTATGATGGGAGGTAAGAAAGTAAAAGTCTTTCATCCTGGAGAATATCGGATTGTAGAATATGAACCAAGTTTTGAACATCTTAAGAAAATAAATATTCGTGGTTCCATAAAGACGGGTAATAGTTCCGGAAGATTTCACATGAGCTACCTCGAAGAAAGAAATAATGATTTTGGGGTAATTTATAAGGTCCCTAATATGGGGGATGATGGCAGGGATGGTAGATATTTCCTCTCTAGAAGCGATAGTTCTCACGCAAACGGATTTTACTTCCAGGGAGCACCTTTACAGAGAAATGACACAAAAGAAATTCCATATCCTAATTTCTTGGATTTTGAACAAGAGTTCAATCTGGTTGGAACAGAAGGTGGCGTTCCTTTTGATGGCGGAAAGAAGCCGATTGCATTTATACAGTATTTGTTGAAAATAGCTAAAGGTAATAATAAAAATCTTGTTGTTCTAGATTTTTTTGCCGGTAGTGGGTCTACAGGGCATGCATTTTTGGATGGAGGCTATACAGGCCAGGTAATCTTAGTTCAAGCGCCAGAAAAGACTTATGAAATCAAAAAAGGCAAGAAGTTAGCCAAGAACAATTGTAAGGGCGTTTTTAATGCTGGATTCGAAACTATTACACAGATAACAAGAAAACGTATCGAAAATGCTATTGGCGGATATGTGACTGACAAAAAGATTTCGAAAGTATTATTTGAGGAAGAACTGACTCCTACATCATTAAAGAAAGTTCCTGATTATCTTGCAAGGATAAACGAAATAAAGCAGGAAAATGAAAAGTTGTATCATTCGTTTGATGTGCATGTTAAAGATGGGGTGCTTATGCTGCAAGGAGAAATCTCGAAAAAGAAAACTTGTCCGCCTCTCGGCAATTCTCTCAAGTATTATCGCACTTCTTTCGTAGGAACAAGTACGGCCAATCAGGCTACAGACCATGACAAGACAATCCTTGCCCAAAAGGCTGGATGCCTGCTGGCCTTGGCTGAGAATACGCTTTACGAAATGAAGAAAACTGATAGCTATCAGATATTCAAGGACAAAAATCATGATGTATGGACGGCAATCTATTTCAAAGAAGATTATCGCCCGAAATATTTCAACGAATTTGTTCATGAAGTAGAGCAGCTTCAGGGCGTGAAGAATGTATATATTTTCAGTTGGGGCGACGTCGGTTCTTTCGATTCCTATTTCGAATATCTTTCTGGGGTAAATCTGAAGAGCATTCCTCAGCCTATCCTCGATATTTACAAATCTTTAAATGCTTAA
- a CDS encoding TolC family protein, whose translation MNRKKITKNRVVACFAAILLLLPSPAGAQHFDTHIAGRKVTLQECFDLAARQNLQMQAGKKSVERAQVMQGTAWELDKTEVAFSQNPATGGESDNGFTFTQSLDFPTVYASRRNQLKAETQAEKSRLNVVSQQLKTEIANTYYQMLYQTHRLQILERIDSVLERYSQIAEMRYKAGENRQLEYLSADRKCNENRLEMADVKSEIERLQIDLMTQINTQEPIKPAEENLSAIAAQNLNSYNYQQSADGIYQQDKLIALDKEIKAAKSGFAPSLSLSLRTQCVISSWNPYNIDRSRFAEGNFFGFEIGVGIPLFYGSTKAKVKAAQKDRELAEIEMRQEQTEKERDFRLCTKRLQAASNRLKYYEQNNQAHSAQISKLSAIEYENGEISYVEYVNAIEETIDVLMKHADAINEYNQAVIAIQRLTGMM comes from the coding sequence ATGAACAGAAAAAAGATAACAAAGAATAGGGTGGTGGCTTGCTTTGCCGCCATCCTGCTCCTGCTGCCATCCCCAGCTGGAGCCCAGCATTTTGATACTCATATTGCGGGCAGGAAAGTAACCCTGCAGGAATGTTTCGATTTGGCAGCCCGACAGAACCTTCAGATGCAGGCAGGAAAGAAGTCGGTAGAGCGTGCGCAGGTGATGCAAGGCACGGCTTGGGAACTGGATAAAACCGAGGTCGCTTTCTCTCAAAATCCTGCTACGGGTGGCGAATCGGACAACGGCTTTACCTTTACCCAGAGCCTCGATTTTCCTACCGTCTACGCCTCACGCCGCAACCAGCTGAAGGCTGAAACCCAGGCAGAAAAGAGCCGCCTGAACGTGGTTAGCCAGCAACTGAAGACTGAAATCGCCAACACCTATTATCAGATGCTTTATCAGACTCACAGACTCCAGATATTGGAGCGAATCGACTCAGTATTAGAGCGTTACAGCCAGATTGCAGAAATGCGTTACAAGGCAGGAGAGAACCGCCAGCTGGAATATCTCTCAGCCGACCGCAAATGCAACGAAAACCGTCTGGAAATGGCAGATGTAAAGAGCGAAATCGAGCGCCTGCAAATCGACCTCATGACGCAGATCAACACGCAGGAGCCCATAAAACCGGCAGAAGAGAATCTCTCGGCCATCGCAGCCCAGAATCTCAATTCCTATAATTATCAGCAGTCTGCCGACGGCATTTACCAGCAGGACAAGCTCATCGCTCTGGATAAGGAAATCAAGGCTGCCAAATCTGGTTTTGCTCCAAGTTTATCCTTATCTTTGCGCACCCAATGTGTCATTTCCAGTTGGAATCCATACAACATAGACCGTTCGAGATTTGCCGAGGGCAATTTCTTCGGTTTCGAGATTGGCGTAGGCATCCCTTTATTTTACGGTTCTACGAAGGCAAAAGTAAAGGCAGCCCAGAAAGACCGCGAATTGGCTGAAATCGAAATGCGCCAGGAGCAGACAGAAAAAGAGCGCGATTTCCGTCTTTGTACGAAGCGTCTCCAGGCAGCATCCAACCGTCTGAAATATTACGAGCAGAATAATCAGGCTCATTCTGCGCAAATTTCGAAGTTGAGTGCGATAGAATATGAAAATGGCGAAATTTCGTATGTAGAATACGTGAATGCTATCGAGGAAACCATCGATGTTCTGATGAAGCATGCTGATGCGATTAATGAATACAACCAGGCAGTCATCGCCATCCAGCGGCTTACGGGCATGATGTAA
- a CDS encoding ATP-binding protein, protein MAKIERQKRIYRKRIPYGMQNFEDVIKEDCYFVDKTPFIENIEESNKYFFFIRPRRFGKSLTISMLENYYDINKKDQFESLFGKLYIGENPTPERNSYLILHLNFAMISAGLDNYKKGLDAHCSNKFNTFCSRYAHLLPPGIKEEMNQKEDAVAQLGFLCDKCAETGLKIYLFIDEYDHFTNQILAHKEHETRYREQTHGEGYLRHFFDTIKGAAGDSLGRVFVTGVSPVTMDDLTSGFNIGTNYSLSPEFNEMVGFTEDEVREMLAYYSSVLPFRHSVDELIEVMKPWYDNYCFSIRRYGKTTMYNSVMVLNFVDNYIRNDYDIPDSMLETNIRIDYDKIRMLIRHDKEFALDASIIQDIVTKGYTTGTLMENFPAERINDPDNFLSLLFYFGMVTIGGTYQGNTRFVVPNEVVRDQMYTYLLDTYKENDLTFEQYDKTQLESKLAYEGAFKPYFAYIADCLKRFSSQRDKQKGEAYVHGFTLAMTSQCKFYRPISELDNDGGYADIFLLPLCDIYKDMEDSYIVELKYCKPGTSDEQLNHLFEEASAQVRRYADSDIVRESVKRTKLHQLVVIYRGAEMAMCEEVE, encoded by the coding sequence ATGGCAAAAATAGAAAGACAAAAGCGAATCTATCGCAAGCGCATCCCTTATGGAATGCAGAATTTCGAGGATGTTATCAAGGAAGATTGCTACTTTGTTGACAAGACTCCTTTCATTGAGAATATAGAAGAATCAAACAAATATTTCTTCTTCATACGCCCTCGCCGTTTCGGAAAGAGCCTTACAATCTCCATGCTCGAAAACTATTACGACATCAATAAGAAAGATCAGTTCGAAAGCCTCTTCGGGAAACTTTACATCGGAGAAAATCCTACCCCCGAACGCAACAGTTATCTTATCCTGCATCTGAATTTTGCCATGATTTCAGCAGGATTGGATAATTATAAAAAAGGACTTGATGCCCATTGCAGCAACAAGTTCAATACCTTCTGCAGCAGATACGCCCACCTGTTGCCACCGGGCATAAAGGAAGAGATGAACCAGAAGGAAGATGCCGTTGCCCAATTGGGATTTCTATGCGACAAATGTGCTGAAACAGGCTTGAAGATTTATCTTTTCATCGATGAGTACGATCATTTTACCAATCAGATTCTTGCCCACAAAGAGCATGAAACCCGATACCGCGAGCAGACTCACGGCGAGGGATATTTGCGCCATTTCTTCGACACAATCAAGGGAGCTGCAGGAGATTCGTTGGGTAGAGTCTTCGTTACAGGAGTAAGCCCCGTAACCATGGATGATCTGACCAGCGGTTTCAACATTGGAACCAACTATTCCCTATCTCCTGAGTTCAACGAGATGGTAGGATTTACCGAGGATGAAGTACGTGAAATGCTGGCTTATTACTCTAGCGTGCTGCCATTCCGCCATAGCGTGGATGAGCTTATAGAAGTGATGAAACCATGGTATGATAATTATTGTTTCAGCATCAGAAGATATGGCAAGACAACCATGTACAACTCCGTGATGGTGCTCAATTTTGTGGACAATTACATTCGCAACGATTATGATATTCCTGATAGCATGTTGGAAACCAACATCCGCATCGACTACGATAAGATTCGCATGCTCATCCGCCATGACAAGGAGTTTGCCCTCGATGCCAGCATCATACAGGATATTGTAACCAAGGGATACACCACGGGAACCCTGATGGAGAATTTCCCTGCCGAGCGCATCAACGATCCTGACAATTTCCTGAGTCTGCTCTTTTATTTCGGCATGGTAACGATAGGCGGAACCTACCAGGGCAACACCCGTTTTGTGGTTCCCAACGAGGTGGTACGCGACCAGATGTACACCTATCTGCTGGATACCTACAAGGAGAACGACCTCACCTTTGAGCAATACGACAAAACCCAACTGGAGAGCAAGCTTGCCTACGAAGGCGCATTCAAACCCTACTTTGCCTACATAGCCGATTGTCTGAAACGCTTCTCCTCCCAGCGCGACAAGCAGAAGGGCGAGGCCTACGTACATGGTTTCACTCTGGCGATGACGAGCCAATGCAAGTTCTACCGTCCAATCTCGGAACTGGACAACGATGGCGGTTATGCTGACATATTCCTCCTACCCCTCTGCGACATTTATAAGGACATGGAAGATTCCTACATCGTGGAGCTGAAATATTGTAAGCCGGGCACCAGCGATGAGCAGTTGAACCATCTCTTCGAGGAAGCCTCTGCTCAGGTAAGGCGCTACGCCGATAGCGACATCGTGCGCGAATCAGTAAAGAGAACGAAGCTTCATCAGCTCGTTGTTATTTATCGTGGCGCAGAGATGGCGATGTGCGAGGAGGTAGAATAA
- a CDS encoding DUF4248 domain-containing protein has product MENFINRTYTKKELGLMYFPESMPRTAVNHLMSWIRRCQPLWDELQQMGYEKTCKSFTPKQVKAIFDNLGEPGY; this is encoded by the coding sequence ATGGAAAATTTTATAAACCGCACGTATACGAAGAAGGAACTGGGGCTGATGTACTTTCCCGAGAGTATGCCACGCACGGCCGTGAATCATCTCATGAGTTGGATTCGGCGTTGCCAACCGCTCTGGGATGAATTGCAGCAGATGGGATATGAAAAAACTTGCAAGTCGTTCACGCCTAAGCAGGTAAAGGCTATTTTCGATAACCTCGGGGAACCGGGATATTAG
- a CDS encoding CHC2 zinc finger domain-containing protein, with amino-acid sequence MMEKYEIQKLRELPIEKVAKEMGMKVEHHKALCPFHDDHHASLTFNKTKNSCRCYVCMRSSIGTIDLVMRYLGKDFPAACRWLAEEHQIQLEEDSSSGSSSDSSSSGDDSGKSSFDASRYARFFEHPWLNQAARRFLFEERKIDWRVVNWCRLTSWTDKKGINWLQIPYFDTDGRLIGIQNRNLDYKKEQDAPRFRFPYGARCSIYNLPVVKRLKPGDRLFITEGCSDCWAMLSAGHKAIAIPSATLLKPEDKQLLTDIGKLYQVEFHMFPDQDVPGESLFMQLREMLPQLVHHQLPPGCKDFSEYYLLGAAAPSGSKEPINK; translated from the coding sequence ATGATGGAGAAATATGAGATTCAGAAACTGCGCGAACTTCCGATAGAGAAGGTTGCGAAAGAGATGGGGATGAAGGTGGAGCACCATAAGGCGCTCTGCCCCTTCCATGACGACCACCACGCCAGCCTTACGTTCAACAAGACCAAGAACAGCTGCAGATGCTATGTCTGCATGAGGAGTTCTATCGGCACCATCGACCTGGTGATGAGATACCTGGGGAAGGATTTTCCGGCGGCTTGCCGATGGCTCGCCGAGGAACATCAGATTCAGCTGGAGGAGGATTCTTCTTCGGGCTCTTCATCCGATAGTTCTTCTTCGGGTGATGATTCGGGGAAATCTTCCTTCGATGCAAGCAGGTATGCTAGGTTCTTCGAACATCCCTGGCTCAACCAGGCAGCTCGGAGATTTCTCTTCGAGGAGAGGAAGATTGACTGGAGAGTGGTGAACTGGTGCAGACTTACTTCCTGGACGGATAAGAAGGGCATCAACTGGCTGCAGATTCCTTACTTCGATACCGATGGGCGGCTTATCGGTATTCAGAACCGAAACCTGGATTACAAGAAGGAGCAGGATGCTCCCCGCTTCAGGTTCCCTTACGGCGCAAGATGCAGCATCTATAACCTGCCGGTTGTGAAGAGACTGAAGCCGGGCGATAGGCTGTTCATTACGGAGGGATGTAGCGACTGCTGGGCGATGCTTTCTGCCGGACATAAGGCGATAGCCATCCCTTCTGCCACGCTCCTCAAACCCGAGGATAAGCAGCTGCTGACGGATATCGGAAAACTGTATCAGGTGGAATTCCACATGTTTCCCGATCAGGATGTGCCGGGCGAAAGCCTCTTCATGCAACTCAGGGAGATGCTCCCCCAGCTGGTTCACCACCAGTTGCCACCGGGCTGCAAGGATTTCAGCGAATACTATCTTTTAGGGGCTGCTGCACCTTCCGGGAGCAAGGAGCCGATAAACAAATGA
- a CDS encoding DEAD/DEAH box helicase family protein, which yields MEQIPFQIEAVDKLVANIKRLWGHGDRQIPVVLKAPTGSGKTYMTQKMICEMAEQPDWDREVAYVWITFSDDLAMQSKHKFDVYFPTSKHGRLLTIEDFSLGALQKNDVLFINWQKLVSEKAGNRIYRRPENPDERHESRVYFEDFVENTHANGVEIVFIIDECHLNVTEAANRDVISKLDPKICIHVSATPPPEVMVKAADYDSNVVIKHEDVVAQGLIKESIVTQTKEDLDKYQGEDEDHVLLKLAIEKRRELKAEIEAFGKNVNPLVIIQLPNDDETLIEQGQPTKEEITKEYLISQGVKANRIASWFTGKAKPEGLERNDSEYEYLLFKTAAGTGWDCPRAQVLVMFRDIKSEIFSTQTIGRILRVPIMHEEVSKVFRNGYLYTNFSRKAVTEADYGGMGNKPKTLISYNKKGEDYIIDPNLMTEMLSRVDYGDLGKSGEFQQCLFDTFNRYFGITDEDVFDDVVKRKLETKGLYLKGNLAHEIVSDAQFYDYENIGINLKEAKGVEREWSRSDVQKLFTFTLVEILRSQSDNDCKVGNIVRSVPTLKSAIRLWFKYYALKNEDEDKWYRIFLHDALNGSASSIFRRLITETLKAYHPLLEEQLRKRREENRKRQSVPFVLKKMYSYTEEHDELTEQKCLLHPFFLGQNYTGRKTEESFYKFLEGQDGIEWWFKNGDSGKDWLAIRYFSEERNEEALFYPDWIFKKKDGTIGIFDTKGGQTAASKDTKNKAEALQKRLSMLNRLAEGRIKYVGGIVIAANGTWYYNDNEEYAYQPGSTDGWKMMQDMFDVLMDGGSLNAEILHSISPSDRFTRFLPLYSIQAACGYFEEYEEPEAEGWVDVSSLPFTPNREMFVVHAKGNSMLPKIKDGDLCVFERYHGGSREGEIVLSQVNEYYEEYGGKYTIKKFHSEKTANEDGIEVHSKIELQPLNKDGFKTIEVPEDNEANIAVIGILKYIIN from the coding sequence ATGGAACAGATACCTTTTCAGATAGAAGCCGTTGATAAACTGGTGGCTAATATAAAGCGATTATGGGGACATGGAGATCGCCAGATTCCTGTTGTACTGAAAGCTCCTACAGGAAGCGGTAAGACTTATATGACTCAGAAGATGATTTGCGAGATGGCAGAACAGCCAGATTGGGATAGAGAGGTGGCTTATGTATGGATTACATTCTCCGACGACCTCGCCATGCAGAGCAAGCATAAGTTTGATGTCTACTTCCCTACGAGTAAGCATGGGCGATTGTTGACGATAGAAGATTTTAGTCTTGGGGCTCTGCAGAAAAACGATGTGCTTTTCATCAACTGGCAAAAACTGGTGAGCGAGAAAGCCGGAAACCGTATATACAGACGACCGGAAAATCCAGATGAGCGACATGAGAGTAGAGTATACTTCGAGGATTTTGTAGAGAATACCCATGCCAACGGCGTGGAAATAGTATTTATAATCGACGAGTGCCATCTGAATGTAACCGAAGCTGCTAATCGTGACGTGATTAGCAAACTCGACCCGAAAATCTGCATTCATGTCTCTGCTACTCCGCCTCCTGAAGTGATGGTAAAAGCTGCAGATTATGACTCGAATGTGGTAATAAAGCATGAAGATGTGGTAGCACAAGGGCTGATTAAGGAGAGCATCGTTACCCAGACGAAAGAGGATTTGGATAAATATCAAGGCGAAGATGAAGATCATGTCCTGCTGAAACTTGCTATCGAAAAGCGTAGGGAACTTAAAGCGGAGATTGAGGCCTTCGGCAAAAACGTCAATCCGCTAGTTATTATCCAGTTGCCAAATGATGATGAAACCTTGATAGAACAGGGGCAGCCTACCAAGGAAGAGATTACGAAAGAATATCTTATCTCGCAGGGGGTAAAGGCAAACAGAATTGCATCTTGGTTTACTGGTAAGGCTAAGCCTGAGGGGCTGGAACGGAATGATAGCGAATACGAATACCTTCTGTTTAAAACTGCAGCCGGTACAGGTTGGGATTGTCCCCGTGCTCAGGTTCTGGTCATGTTTCGTGATATTAAATCTGAAATTTTCAGTACTCAGACCATCGGTAGAATTCTCCGTGTTCCAATCATGCACGAAGAAGTGTCTAAGGTTTTCCGTAATGGTTATCTTTATACCAACTTCTCACGCAAAGCTGTAACAGAGGCTGATTATGGTGGAATGGGCAACAAGCCAAAAACGCTTATCTCTTACAACAAAAAGGGGGAAGACTACATCATCGACCCGAATCTGATGACAGAAATGCTGTCGCGTGTAGATTATGGAGATTTGGGTAAATCGGGTGAATTCCAACAATGTCTGTTTGATACATTCAATCGCTATTTCGGCATTACTGATGAGGATGTGTTTGATGATGTTGTAAAAAGGAAACTAGAAACTAAAGGACTCTACTTGAAGGGAAATTTAGCGCATGAGATAGTTTCAGATGCTCAATTCTATGATTACGAAAATATTGGAATCAACCTCAAGGAAGCTAAAGGGGTAGAGCGCGAGTGGAGTAGGAGTGATGTGCAGAAACTCTTTACTTTCACTTTGGTGGAAATCCTGCGTTCGCAATCAGATAATGATTGCAAGGTGGGAAACATCGTGCGTTCTGTTCCAACTTTGAAAAGTGCCATACGCTTGTGGTTCAAGTATTATGCTCTGAAGAATGAAGACGAAGACAAATGGTATCGTATTTTCTTGCATGATGCATTAAACGGTTCTGCTTCAAGTATATTCAGACGCCTTATCACGGAAACGCTTAAGGCATACCATCCTTTGCTCGAAGAACAACTACGTAAGCGCAGAGAGGAAAACCGAAAGCGACAGAGTGTTCCTTTTGTCTTGAAGAAGATGTATTCTTATACAGAAGAACATGATGAGTTGACGGAGCAGAAATGCCTGTTGCATCCTTTCTTCTTGGGCCAAAACTATACTGGCAGAAAAACGGAAGAGAGCTTTTACAAGTTTCTTGAGGGTCAGGATGGTATAGAATGGTGGTTTAAGAATGGAGATAGCGGTAAGGATTGGCTTGCCATTCGTTATTTCAGCGAAGAACGCAACGAAGAAGCACTTTTCTATCCCGACTGGATTTTCAAAAAGAAGGATGGTACTATCGGTATCTTTGACACCAAAGGAGGTCAGACGGCTGCATCTAAAGACACGAAAAACAAGGCTGAGGCTTTGCAGAAGCGACTTTCCATGTTGAACAGGTTGGCTGAAGGCAGAATAAAATACGTTGGCGGTATTGTAATAGCTGCTAATGGCACATGGTATTATAATGATAATGAGGAATATGCCTATCAGCCTGGTAGTACAGATGGATGGAAAATGATGCAGGATATGTTTGATGTGCTTATGGATGGGGGTAGCTTGAATGCAGAAATTCTTCATAGCATCTCTCCTTCCGACCGCTTCACCCGTTTTCTCCCTCTGTATTCCATTCAGGCTGCCTGTGGTTACTTCGAAGAATATGAGGAGCCGGAGGCGGAAGGATGGGTGGATGTATCTTCATTGCCTTTCACTCCGAACAGGGAAATGTTCGTGGTTCACGCCAAGGGCAACTCTATGCTGCCGAAAATTAAGGATGGAGACTTGTGCGTGTTTGAGCGTTACCATGGAGGTTCGAGGGAAGGAGAAATCGTACTCTCGCAAGTAAATGAATATTACGAGGAATATGGCGGAAAATACACCATCAAAAAGTTTCATAGCGAGAAAACTGCAAACGAGGACGGGATAGAAGTTCATTCTAAGATAGAACTCCAACCCCTCAACAAGGATGGCTTCAAGACCATAGAAGTTCCAGAAGATAATGAAGCAAATATTGCCGTTATCGGCATCTTGAAATACATTATCAACTAA
- a CDS encoding HIRAN domain-containing protein: protein MNFEITAIRYQMPGKNFEEKTQNAQKFVAQLPIPSMVYLKREPDNVYSSNAIAVYYQNYNKIGYISENYTKEIQRVFPQEQSSTTIVKAKVIGKVGYITLTADVDIPKECLLPPEPYKRKIDPSPFDISMPFMEEENKIELVTSLLLPRDFKDEDAEELIRLSEHYCAQIPLTLCDVDCKNTSRILNKLKDFTNNHSAISSSTKKKLENLCHKIQNLVANIHREEDRNKIYETHLVRMKKFFSNEKDGFFKRYDDNYLKVPLGLAKTEVIESEINRLTAWLDKVPRGIFHSHNLKKKDIVPQMRYLHLSRREMYDIMGTELVVLRLKEQLYQNELIKNLESYTKQQNAVPDEVCIPDDCRDAINKVMKPTFTLPNKVVKISRNQIEKAAYVIDLTANVQVAMLMAISIDVEAIRSGTKSIDFIRALIGIGVLKYSDDKAIKNMSDGMNKKLKTLKRNKEHVSSNHPDYLLWKDKDKEIGKEIYKAMTTE from the coding sequence ATGAATTTCGAGATTACTGCAATCAGATACCAAATGCCTGGAAAGAATTTCGAGGAGAAGACCCAAAATGCCCAAAAATTTGTAGCACAACTGCCTATTCCATCAATGGTCTACTTGAAAAGAGAACCTGACAACGTTTATAGTTCAAACGCTATTGCCGTGTACTATCAGAACTACAATAAGATTGGCTATATATCAGAAAACTACACCAAAGAAATACAACGTGTATTTCCCCAAGAGCAGTCTTCTACAACAATAGTAAAGGCCAAGGTTATTGGCAAGGTTGGCTACATCACTTTAACAGCAGATGTTGACATTCCAAAGGAATGCCTGTTGCCCCCCGAACCATACAAAAGAAAAATTGATCCATCCCCATTTGATATTTCTATGCCATTCATGGAGGAAGAAAATAAGATTGAGTTAGTAACAAGTTTACTGCTACCAAGAGATTTCAAGGATGAGGATGCAGAAGAACTCATTAGGCTAAGTGAGCACTACTGCGCCCAAATTCCCCTAACACTTTGCGATGTTGATTGCAAAAATACAAGTCGAATTCTCAATAAGTTGAAAGATTTCACAAATAATCACTCAGCAATATCAAGTTCAACTAAAAAGAAATTAGAAAATCTCTGCCATAAAATCCAGAATCTTGTGGCAAATATACATAGAGAAGAGGATAGAAACAAGATTTACGAGACACATCTGGTTAGAATGAAAAAGTTTTTCTCCAATGAAAAGGATGGATTTTTTAAAAGATACGACGACAACTATTTAAAAGTTCCATTGGGGCTGGCTAAAACGGAAGTAATAGAATCTGAAATCAACAGGCTTACAGCTTGGCTAGACAAAGTACCAAGAGGAATTTTTCATTCCCACAACTTGAAAAAGAAAGATATCGTACCTCAAATGCGTTATCTGCACCTTTCAAGAAGAGAAATGTATGATATCATGGGTACCGAACTTGTGGTTTTAAGACTCAAAGAGCAACTCTATCAAAACGAGTTGATAAAGAATCTGGAATCCTATACAAAACAGCAAAATGCAGTTCCTGATGAAGTATGCATCCCAGATGACTGTAGAGATGCCATCAATAAAGTAATGAAACCTACTTTTACTTTGCCAAATAAAGTTGTAAAGATTTCCAGAAATCAAATTGAAAAAGCAGCTTATGTGATTGACTTGACAGCCAATGTACAGGTGGCTATGCTAATGGCTATTTCCATAGACGTAGAAGCAATTCGCTCTGGAACGAAGTCTATTGATTTTATCCGTGCTTTGATTGGAATTGGGGTACTTAAGTATAGCGATGATAAGGCTATAAAAAATATGTCAGATGGAATGAATAAGAAACTGAAAACATTGAAAAGAAATAAAGAACATGTTTCTTCAAATCATCCAGACTACCTTCTTTGGAAGGATAAAGATAAAGAAATCGGGAAAGAAATCTACAAAGCTATGACAACGGAATAA